One genomic segment of Musa acuminata AAA Group cultivar baxijiao chromosome BXJ3-3, Cavendish_Baxijiao_AAA, whole genome shotgun sequence includes these proteins:
- the LOC135634232 gene encoding early nodulin-like protein 15, with protein MASSESLSPFCLALLLASILGSSEARDFLVGGNDNAWRVPPNTSDSLNQWAEKNRFQVGDSLVWKYDAAKDSVLQVTRDAYLGCNRSSPVAEHKDGATVVRLHLPGANYFISGAAGACEEGEKLIVVVMSERHSLRGLATAPSPAESEGPAVAPTSAARRAVVFGSGMACSLVVLGMLM; from the exons atggccTCATCCGAGTCCTTGTCGCCCTTCTGCCTCGCCCTTCTCCTCGCAAGCATTTTGGGAAGCTCAGAAGCAAGGGACTTCTTGGTCGGAGGCAACGACAACGCGTGGCGAGTCCCACCCAACACCTCGGATTCCCTCAACCAATGGGCCGAGAAGAATCGTTTCCAAGTCGGCGATTCCCTCG TCTGGAAGTACGACGCCGCGAAGGACTCGGTACTGCAGGTAACCAGGGACGCCTACCTGGGCTGCAACCGCTCAAGTCCGGTGGCGGAGCACAAGGACGGGGCGACCGTCGTGAGGCTGCACCTCCCCGGAGCGAACTACTTCATCAGCGGAGCAGCAGGCGCCTGCGAGGAGGGGGAGAAGCTGATCGTGGTGGTGATGTCGGAGCGCCACTCGCTCCGCGGCCTCGCTACGGCGCCGTCCCCGGCGGAGTCCGAGGGACCGGCGGTCGCTCCGACCAGCGCCGCTCGGAGGGCGGTGGTTTTCGGGAGTGGCATGGCATGCTCTCTGGTGGTTCTGGGGATGCTGATGTGA